A genomic window from Serratia liquefaciens includes:
- a CDS encoding type I restriction endonuclease, whose translation MNAFRDKLKAHVHHVSAVGQHCNTEETTKQALILPLLEILGFHPYDPTKVKAEYGADFPGVKVGERVDYSLFCHAVPVMFIEAKSFNQNLTNHSPQLSRYFNATPEVTVSAITNGKEWRFFTDLKDKNIMDDTPFLKIDFNDLNDSDIEQLYRFRHDQFQPEALRTLAEESIYLTSFTKTISASLRDVDLDFVRYVANRSNVQRQLNQRFLETITPLVRQAVEKAVSAMVVSGLSVTSENKTLSEESGEGEQNSNADPLAPIIDPENSKIVTTYAERALFDNVAMILGESADLTAKDTESYYSILVQGKTTRWVLRYFDNKQRPTVLLPLEINEERHAEIVRAGLELAAGGHIIIDRPENILRLTGLIIDSYHYCIDDENFRQKKKTQG comes from the coding sequence ATGAATGCATTCAGAGATAAGCTTAAAGCGCATGTGCATCATGTGTCCGCGGTCGGTCAGCATTGCAATACAGAAGAAACGACAAAGCAGGCTTTAATTTTGCCATTATTGGAAATCCTCGGTTTCCACCCTTATGACCCCACGAAGGTAAAAGCAGAGTATGGTGCTGATTTTCCTGGTGTTAAGGTCGGTGAGCGAGTCGATTATTCTCTTTTTTGCCATGCCGTACCTGTCATGTTTATTGAGGCGAAGTCCTTCAATCAAAACTTAACGAATCACAGCCCGCAGCTATCACGTTACTTTAATGCCACACCCGAAGTCACGGTTTCTGCTATCACTAACGGAAAAGAATGGCGTTTCTTTACCGACCTGAAAGATAAAAATATTATGGATGATACGCCCTTCCTAAAAATAGATTTTAATGATTTAAACGACTCTGATATTGAACAGCTTTATAGATTTAGACATGATCAATTTCAGCCGGAAGCTCTGAGGACGCTGGCTGAGGAGAGCATTTATCTGACATCATTCACTAAAACAATCAGTGCCAGCCTGAGAGACGTAGACTTGGATTTTGTCAGGTATGTGGCGAACAGATCCAATGTTCAACGCCAACTTAACCAGCGTTTTCTGGAGACAATCACTCCTTTGGTCCGTCAGGCCGTTGAGAAAGCGGTAAGTGCTATGGTGGTGTCTGGATTGTCTGTGACGTCTGAAAATAAAACGCTCTCCGAAGAGAGCGGCGAAGGCGAGCAAAACAGTAACGCAGATCCGTTAGCGCCGATCATTGATCCAGAAAACAGCAAGATAGTTACTACTTATGCTGAAAGAGCTTTATTCGATAATGTGGCGATGATTCTGGGTGAGAGTGCAGATTTAACGGCAAAAGATACGGAAAGCTATTACAGCATTCTGGTGCAGGGAAAAACCACTCGCTGGGTCCTTCGGTATTTTGATAATAAACAAAGGCCTACCGTGCTTCTCCCCTTGGAAATCAATGAGGAAAGACATGCGGAAATTGTCCGTGCGGGTTTGGAGCTTGCTGCTGGAGGGCACATCATTATCGATCGACCTGAGAATATCTTGCGGCTCACGGGGTTGATCATCGACTCCTACCATTATTGTATTGATGATGAGAACTTCAGGCAGAAGAAAAAAACGCAGGGATGA
- a CDS encoding thiol-disulfide oxidoreductase DCC family protein, whose protein sequence is MNPSILPPYLQPGDRVLLFDGECNLCHGLVGFLIRADRQGKILLATVQSEEGQAILNWLALPTDRFDSIVYLEPGRHWLRSAAFFQALRQLGWPFRLLALARFLPQRLADGFYNAVASNRYRLFGRNAGTALPGEALPERYLRHRRGKSR, encoded by the coding sequence ATGAATCCGTCAATACTTCCCCCTTATCTCCAGCCCGGTGACCGGGTGCTGCTATTCGATGGCGAGTGTAATTTGTGTCACGGGCTGGTGGGATTTTTGATCCGTGCCGATCGGCAGGGCAAGATCCTGTTGGCCACGGTGCAATCCGAAGAAGGGCAGGCAATCCTGAATTGGCTGGCCTTGCCCACCGATCGTTTTGACTCCATCGTCTATCTTGAACCGGGCCGACATTGGCTGCGTTCGGCGGCGTTTTTTCAGGCGTTGCGCCAACTCGGCTGGCCATTTCGCCTGTTGGCGCTGGCGCGCTTTTTGCCGCAGCGGCTGGCGGATGGGTTTTACAATGCAGTGGCGAGCAACCGCTATAGGTTGTTTGGCCGCAATGCCGGCACGGCGTTGCCTGGAGAGGCTTTGCCGGAGCGTTATCTGCGCCATCGTCGTGGGAAATCTCGCTGA
- a CDS encoding GNAT family N-acetyltransferase, with the protein MSKMNPTDPYTSPRLLMRPPVADDLARFYAIFGDPDTQRFNPAGPITTEQRARLALTERIECWEQHGYGSWAIALRERPEWIIGFGGLSWRPLGAQRTVNLGYRFDTQVWGSGLATELALASLEYGFKHLQLAEISALVREKNLASCRVLEKAGLSLVDTLDDVPGDTPSLVYSIMRSEYQGC; encoded by the coding sequence ATGTCGAAAATGAACCCTACCGATCCCTATACCAGCCCACGCCTGTTGATGCGCCCCCCGGTGGCCGATGATTTGGCCCGGTTTTACGCCATTTTTGGCGATCCCGACACCCAACGCTTTAACCCCGCAGGCCCCATCACCACGGAACAACGGGCGCGGCTGGCGCTGACGGAACGGATCGAATGCTGGGAGCAACACGGTTATGGTTCCTGGGCAATTGCGCTACGTGAACGGCCGGAGTGGATTATCGGCTTTGGCGGGCTGTCCTGGCGGCCGCTAGGGGCACAGCGCACGGTGAATTTGGGCTATCGTTTTGATACGCAGGTCTGGGGCAGTGGCCTGGCTACGGAGTTGGCGCTGGCCTCGCTGGAGTATGGTTTCAAACACCTGCAGTTGGCAGAGATTTCCGCCCTTGTGCGCGAAAAAAATCTGGCCTCATGCCGCGTGCTGGAAAAAGCGGGGTTAAGTCTGGTCGATACTCTGGATGACGTGCCCGGCGATACGCCAAGCCTGGTTTACAGCATCATGCGCAGCGAATATCAAGGCTGCTGA